In Xyrauchen texanus isolate HMW12.3.18 chromosome 27, RBS_HiC_50CHRs, whole genome shotgun sequence, one genomic interval encodes:
- the ndufa7 gene encoding NADH dehydrogenase [ubiquinone] 1 alpha subcomplex subunit 7: MASATKIIQRLRNYLSGQDLQSKLQLRYTEIAKRTQSPPKLPVGPSHKFANNYYCQRDGRRESVPPTVVLSSQKALTAGSGASQKPKHPVVPGPQLKDLPISVD, from the exons ATGGCGTCGGCGACGAAGATTATCCAGAGACTAAGGAATTATCTGTCAGGG CAAGATCTCCAATCAAAGCTACAACTTCGGTACACTGAAATTGCAAAGAG GACTCAATCACCACCCAAACTACCTGTTGGACCCAGCCATAAATTTGCAAATAACTACTATTGTCAGAGAGATGGACGCAGAGAATCTGTCCCGCCAACTGTGGTCTTGTCTTCTCAGAAGGCCCTGACCGCTGGAAG TGGGGCTTCTCAAAAACCCAAACACCCTGTTGTGCCTGGGCCC